GCATAACATACCAACCAGCAGCATTTGGATCAATGCTCGTCAGTTTATCATGAATATTAAAGGACAGTAGTTGTGGGAGAAGAAAACTAATCATTTATTAAACATTGTCATAGCCAAAACTAAAACATTATAACAGGTTAACCTTTTGAGATTTGAGCAGCAGTTTGGCATTTTATTGATATCAAGAAAGCTCTTATTTCTCACTGCACTTACCAGGAACTGAACCTGGGTCACCAGCAAAGTGCAGGAGAGCTAGGGCCTTCACTGACCAAAGAAGCAAGAGAGAAGGTAccagcaggaaggggtgggaagaggtatAAAACCGCTGGAAGATCATGGAAATGATAAACTGAAAGAGGAAGAAAGGCAAGAAGAAAGAGAGGGACTCAGAAGGTAAAGACATACACTGATAAGTACTGAGTTTTCCAGCATTTTAGACATAAGTACAAGCTTGAACTCATAAGTCACCAGCCTCTCATCTCTGATAACTTTGTGAAATATAATCAGTTTATCTCCAAAgtgttttaaaaatcttaaataatAAATCATATTTAATAATTTGGCTCTGGATCTGTAACACACTAAGGTAAAAAGTTTAATGGATTCAGTCTTGTTCTTCATATGTATTTCACTCTTTAATGCAACTATCATATAATTTTGGATAATTGCAATTCTTATTCATTACGGTTCTGGGCTAATAACATTAACTCAGACTAAAAAGTGCAGTAAGAGTTTAAAGTGTGTAATGGCTTTTCAAAAATATCCTCACCAGTTAATACCAATTAATTTACAGATTATAGGTTAGATATCAGAAATAAACAGAGCTAGTACTTGGAGCACTCTGTTATGTGCAGTGATTTTAGGCCCAGGTTAACACAAAGACCCATAGAACAGAAGTAGTATTTTACCGGAGCAGTTCTAGTTCTGTTCTTAGCTCTGCTACACAATTATGCTGTGCATCTTCTACCCTGAGAATGGTGTAACCACAACCATTAGGGCATTCACGGCTCCTGTATTCACACACTGTCAAATGGCCATCTAAATTACGGCGTTCAATCTGAACTGGACAACCTGAACAAGAAACAGTAAATTAAGGAACTATTACATCACTTGCAACTAAAGGAAGCATAGTCCATTCCTGGCAAAAAATCACCAAAACAAGGACACACACCATAGTGCATAAAACTGTATGCAAATGTGTCAAAGTGATTCCCTTGAAGCATGAAGAGATACAACTGCAGATCCCAAAACCTTGTCTACATTAAAACTTTTTGATCAAGTCTCTCACTATTGCTCTCTATCACTGGTTGACAGTAGAAAAAAATACTGGCAGTTGgcctatgccagtgtttctcaactttttttttttaaagtacccctttttcaaaaaaaataaaaataaaattgtaagtacccccagtatctacagttttcagacacacaattttttttctactattgcaacatttgtttaaatgacttaattgtagccgggcgatgaaatttttaggtgtaaaaagcacaaaaataataaagcgctgtaaaacttaaaacaaaaattcagttttctccaagttacAGTAATGCTGATGTACAACccaccagacttctcttgagtaccccataggcagtggtctccaacctttttatgaccaagatcactttttaaatgacagaacaagccaagatctaccgccctgccccttcctctctattctcctcctctccatcacttgctatccccaacccttatactgctgctttttttccacaATTTTTCTGTAgtaagaggtttttccaacattggtcctgtctagactggaccaaatgtcagaaaaaatccttcttttggaagcccctttattcctcgtggaaagaggaatataggggttaccaaaagagcatgtttgctcttccattaaaaaaagaagaacAAGCAGCGCAtacctggatgcagaagagtttttcctgggatatctccagaatcctgaaaaactcctacAGTCTAGCcttaccctcactgggttgaagcaggatgtgtaggctctggggtgggaatgagggatttgggtatgagagatgcaagctctgggaagaaacctggatgcaggaggtggagaaggggatgctgggtcggggagggggcttcaggcggGCCACTGTTGGGGTCAGATatagggttggggtactaagtaagccacaggcttgtggatatgagggtgcaggaatttgagttggggtatgtgaggggctcagggcaggaggttccaaTGTTTGATAGATTCAGCTTGAGggtctgggagaagggggaatgcaggagtgttataatgctgtgggcagatgggggtttgttggcccagcttcatttttaaataaaataatgcagaaactttgtgtttgacatagtgtctttatttctgagaagggcaggaaacctgttttgagtcaggggtcacagacccacagaaaagtcagttggggccatacaagagagatgcaaaataaaaactcctccaaacccccccacaagcctcactaatgtggccccaactgtgctggttgGAGCAGAGCACATGGtattggggaagggtgccagggCGTACCGGGACAAGGGATGGGGTGCTGGGTAGGGTGCCAATGGgttctggggcagaggacagggtgcttgtaggtgctggggcaggagactgggtgccagggcaggggacagagtgccaatGGATGCTGGGGCAAgtgacagggggctggggcaagggacagggggcCAGTGGGTTCCGGGgcaagggcctggggcagaggacagggtatcagtggaggcaagggacagggtgccggtgggaacagggggcagcgtgtcggctggggcagggaatcctTGACACAcgcctttcccctccttcccccagaggagggaagctctggcaagagcctccctcccctgcaaaggAGGAAAACCCCAGTGTGCACTTCCCCCCgggactcctctccccctccccagcagagaAGGGGAGCCCGAGTGCGCACCTCCACTCCCCGCGCACCTCCCCCCCAATCCCCAGCACGCGCCTTCCtccgggactcctacctcctcccagtgcgccacagacctggaggaggggagcaggcagcgcacTTCTGGAAACCCCGGAAGTGGCGCTCAGCTGCTggacttccccccaccccgcgggaagccagtactacctccattttcggaggtaggtagtggggcttcttggggatgggaggaattggggggggggggcccgaatgccttgcaatcgactggttgagccctcccaatcgaccagtcaatcgcaattgacgggttggtgaccacggccctaagggtactcgtaccattggttgagaaacactagccTATGCTATGTTCCCCACAACCCCACTTCACTACCAACAGGAATGGTTGGagataaaaaaaaatgcttagctaatgCTTGAGTATCCAAATTTGGCATCCAAGATGAGAGAAAAATTTTGGACCTTACCATCTTGTCCAAGATCAAATAGCAAATCAATGACACAGAATCTGGTTCTCCTGGCCTCTACACTTGTGCCCTATCTACCACTAGATCAGTATTTAGGTTGCAAGCCCTGATGAGTGGAGGCatgatgtgccccccccccccccatttcaggaAGAAGCCAGCAAGTGGGTGTATGCCCCACCTGGGCCAGCCACGCAAAGAAACCATCTCCATGCCCTGCCTGAGTACCCCATCCACTGCCCTGAGCTCCGCCACCTCCTattcctctgccctgactcctacacccccccaacctctgccctgagcctctcctcaccccctgctctgactcctatgTCCCTATATCCCCCGATCCCCACTTTAAATCACCCACATCTCCCAAGCCCTTGCCTTGACTTCAGAAGCCCCCACACTGCCAGACCCCTACCCTGAGGGACCCAAGCAACCCGAGGTAAGTTTTCTAGTAATAGAATAAATGCTCAACTGGCCAAAAAGCTGATTCAATCATCACATGCAAAAAACCCACAATCAGATGTATAATCAAAGCTGAATATTAGACAAAAATCATATGTTGGCAAAGCAAACACTATCCACTGCTGTTTATTCTGTAAATTAGGGATCCAATATTCAAATCAATTCTGGTTAATTTTTTTACACGAAAAGAAAAAACTGGTGATGAATGATGATTATCATTACAACAGAGAGCAAATCTATTGTCTACACATTTTCTGCAAACTCTCCACCAAGGATCATGCTATTATCTTTTGAATTTTTGTGTggctcttttttgttttgtttgttaaacTGAAGCAACCATATTGCAGAGGCCATGTCTGTGTAGGAATGTGCAAGCAAAAGTACCTCCCTCCTTACCGACAGAAATCTACCTTCAGTCTTTTTGGTCTAGCACAgcggtgtccaaacttttttcaaagagggccagatttgatgaagtgaacatgcgtgagggccggccattttgcctgacattctttgaaccattaaaattaaatgcaaattaactattttatgcaacgtttattgcaaacggcatacttttcattttgtcacatggatgacaaatctaaacaggtgttaaatcactctgcctttcatatctgaaggccagatgaaaaaaaaaatccaggaagctgaaatatatgtcaggaacattgtaaagtacattacatattattggtaataaagattgtctgtcaacttttaagttcaaaaaatatgaacaggaacataacaccaagtatacatgttgtgtccaaatatatttataactgatttagaccaactgacattaactgaaattttacaatgtgttcatctcaatacatatggattcgttgggggccataaaagatagatattgccaaattaccttgggggccgtattaaaccggaacacgggccgcaattggcccgcgggccggactttggacatgcctggtctagcaAGAATATGGTCTAGAACTCAAATTCACATTGTAGAAGTGAATCAATGTCCAGCCAGCCTACTGTGCTAAGTATGACATATCAACAAAAGGCTCAACTCTGACTGAGCTTTACTCACCAGCATTAGAGCAGGATATCTGGCCGTATTCACATTCTCTCTCATGTCTGTCTATAGATTCTAGAGAACAAACCATTTCACAACCATGCTCGCTGTTTTTGCAATGAAGCTGAAGTCGATTTAGATCATTTTTCATGTATCTACATACAGAAAAGAGGtaatttgtttcttcttttttaacCCCTGAAACACTGTAAAAATAGTTGGCTTTTGCCATGTTTCAGGGATTCTACCTTCCACAACGGAAAAAGTCAAATGCTCTattcaaaatatttcagaattcaAGTAACTACATTTGATCAGAGCGGGTTGGGAGTGGTAAAAGCTATGATGATGGAATATTAAGGTTCAAAATGAAACATGCAAATTAGTTTATGAAGAAGTTTGGAGACTTCTCAATAGCCTAACAGATTTTAGCACTAACTAGAGGTTTGTGTACACTTGATATGTTAGTGGCACAGCAATGTTGCTGTAGTGCTTCAGTTGTGGGCACTATCTAAACTGATGGGATTACCTCCCAAAAATGCAGAATTCTTTGGTCGATGTAGCACTGTCAACTGGGAGGCCTAAAGctgggatttttcacaccctgaaTGACAGTTATACTGAACTAAATCAGGCTTTAGAAAAATCCCTTCAACAATCAGATGTTACATACCTGTAGAGAGGTCGTAGCACAGACATATCAAGTACTTGTCTGTCTTCTGGGCAGTTACTGTGATGAACAAGCCATCCATGTATACAGGCAGTACAGAAAGCATGTTCACAAGGAGCCTGTAAGGGATCTTCTAATACATCTCGACATATAC
The DNA window shown above is from Pelodiscus sinensis isolate JC-2024 chromosome 2, ASM4963464v1, whole genome shotgun sequence and carries:
- the LOC102450982 gene encoding RING finger protein 151-like isoform X1, with translation MRFVKSPWKRMGYDIERFVGYVNEGLLCCICRDVLEDPLQAPCEHAFCTACIHGWLVHHSNCPEDRQVLDMSVLRPLYRYMKNDLNRLQLHCKNSEHGCEMVCSLESIDRHERECEYGQISCSNAGCPVQIERRNLDGHLTVCEYRSRECPNGCGYTILRVEDAQHNCVAELRTELELLRSEMICRVEEAKHEMESRLDSQRRHMVQKESLLQNEIEELKSQMSRMMSDVRSLMAAERQHRQELEQADLEKRELMELLKGLQKDCRLNNTEGNKKSANFRPLTRLESVKRKPREVTVI
- the LOC102450982 gene encoding RING finger protein 151-like isoform X2, with the translated sequence MGYDIERFVGYVNEGLLCCICRDVLEDPLQAPCEHAFCTACIHGWLVHHSNCPEDRQVLDMSVLRPLYRYMKNDLNRLQLHCKNSEHGCEMVCSLESIDRHERECEYGQISCSNAGCPVQIERRNLDGHLTVCEYRSRECPNGCGYTILRVEDAQHNCVAELRTELELLRSEMICRVEEAKHEMESRLDSQRRHMVQKESLLQNEIEELKSQMSRMMSDVRSLMAAERQHRQELEQADLEKRELMELLKGLQKDCRLNNTEGNKKSANFRPLTRLESVKRKPREVTVI